A portion of the Nitrospirota bacterium genome contains these proteins:
- a CDS encoding DUF202 domain-containing protein, whose translation MFIHEKFDRLIKRGFLSEADLYGTAEESKSSGKYPEDLLIERGVPKHEILFCLAGYYNYPFTEYDESVSASYFLTMRLNMEKLKTALWFPLSVRQNKAEVIAYAPDGPAIIEDIKRTLRVEDIEFIIALPSDIIRIIEHSFDVNPGFPPPAGRTPLAKVRTFLAERRSLYACHRTSLAKGRTGLAFLRTGISFMTISMVLLRIFGAGYLNIIEAILFVAGIVIAVDGIIWYLPARKTGKNITGCSSTEPTWGTTVLQAHDAEKNPRFTRSGVVQDADKLRAGWENLSPVMRRRFLASDRTDMAEERTTLACFRTLMARARTGLAFTRTGVAFTGLGIALLRQFHEGPWTIFDAALVLIGTLMAMEGFYWYFPGRHAGMEGFRSVKKAGTNQSIWDFVFPPAINQPGSQYEHFPPVKAAHAPGIWATTGLALERTLLADRRNVMARLRTVMARSRTGLAFIRTGMSISAVGMGLMVYFGVANIAWTIFNAALILTGLAFIADGLYWHIPAEKTKQQFPYCFGDMEISVPDYGKPVRGWGKVVFNNDNDG comes from the coding sequence CTTATTGATCGAAAGAGGCGTCCCGAAGCATGAGATATTGTTTTGCCTCGCCGGATATTACAATTATCCTTTTACCGAGTACGATGAAAGCGTGTCAGCTTCTTATTTTCTGACAATGCGCCTGAACATGGAAAAGCTTAAGACCGCGCTCTGGTTCCCGCTTTCGGTAAGACAAAACAAGGCTGAGGTCATCGCATACGCCCCGGATGGTCCGGCAATTATTGAAGACATCAAAAGGACGCTGAGAGTTGAGGACATTGAATTTATTATCGCCCTCCCCTCTGACATCATCAGGATCATCGAGCACAGCTTTGATGTAAATCCCGGGTTCCCGCCTCCGGCAGGCAGGACGCCGCTTGCAAAGGTCAGGACGTTCCTTGCGGAAAGACGCTCCCTGTACGCGTGTCACAGGACATCGCTCGCAAAGGGACGGACTGGGCTTGCCTTTCTTCGCACCGGGATATCTTTCATGACCATTTCAATGGTGCTTTTGAGGATCTTCGGCGCGGGGTATTTAAACATAATTGAGGCGATACTTTTCGTTGCGGGAATCGTGATTGCGGTAGACGGAATTATCTGGTATCTGCCCGCAAGAAAAACCGGCAAGAATATAACCGGCTGCTCCTCAACGGAGCCGACATGGGGAACGACGGTGCTTCAAGCGCATGATGCTGAAAAAAATCCGCGCTTCACACGCTCCGGCGTTGTGCAGGATGCGGACAAACTGCGCGCGGGATGGGAAAATCTGTCCCCGGTAATGAGGAGGAGATTTCTTGCAAGCGACAGGACTGACATGGCCGAGGAGAGGACTACCCTTGCCTGTTTCAGGACGCTCATGGCGCGGGCGCGCACGGGGCTTGCATTTACGCGCACGGGTGTTGCATTTACCGGACTGGGCATCGCGCTGCTAAGACAATTCCATGAAGGCCCCTGGACGATATTTGACGCGGCCCTCGTTTTGATCGGGACATTAATGGCCATGGAAGGTTTTTACTGGTACTTCCCCGGCAGGCACGCTGGCATGGAAGGATTTAGATCAGTGAAGAAGGCAGGCACAAATCAGAGCATATGGGATTTTGTTTTTCCTCCCGCGATCAATCAACCCGGTTCTCAATACGAACATTTCCCGCCTGTAAAAGCAGCTCACGCCCCGGGCATATGGGCGACAACGGGCCTCGCGCTTGAAAGGACGCTGCTCGCTGACAGGCGTAATGTTATGGCAAGGCTCCGCACGGTCATGGCGCGGTCGAGAACAGGGCTGGCGTTTATCAGGACAGGGATGAGCATATCCGCGGTCGGCATGGGGCTTATGGTTTATTTCGGCGTTGCTAATATCGCATGGACGATATTTAATGCCGCCTTGATATTGACCGGATTAGCATTTATTGCAGACGGCCTTTACTGGCATATTCCCGCTGAGAAAACAAAACAGCAATTCCCGTACTGTTTCGGAGATATGGAGATCAGTGTCCCGGACTACGGCAAGCCTGTACGCGGATGGGGGAAGGTGGTTTTCAACAATGATAACGACGGCTGA
- a CDS encoding type II secretion protein, producing MITTAEITVDKRFHILLNWGVITKEQLADAERTAAARSIDLEKVLIREYGIPHQTVLNALSEYYKCPSAEYDERLPVPPELLSGLDGERLSISQWFPIIKEGDTAVIAANNPEDPVVIEEVRKYIKAERYEIRVALGEDIQWFIQDFLHAKPGLLIGTERTGLAYWRNTMAHWRTRLACYRTDLAAAKTDLAFLRWGLGLIAISDTLIRTHKYESLLYFYWLMIAAGFSLAVFGLRGYLKIRRTRLKPPGHYTLVEVTAAILNFLENYHFIEQAGFQSVTKKTMLARLGDFLADYCTILYPSPASRERTHLARERNVLAGHRTVAACYRTIYARARTGLAFIRTGVTFMSVGLGLMRYFGFSFLTMFDSLLVIMGILMLVDGALWYLPVRKEQSEIPRCPVPQQVIKS from the coding sequence ATGATAACGACGGCTGAAATAACTGTGGACAAGAGATTTCACATACTTCTGAATTGGGGCGTTATAACAAAAGAGCAGCTCGCTGATGCCGAAAGGACAGCCGCTGCGAGAAGCATTGACCTTGAAAAGGTCCTCATCAGGGAATACGGCATTCCGCACCAAACAGTATTGAACGCGCTTTCAGAATATTATAAATGCCCTTCCGCCGAATACGATGAAAGGCTGCCTGTTCCTCCTGAACTTTTGTCCGGCCTGGACGGAGAACGGCTTTCCATAAGCCAGTGGTTCCCGATCATCAAAGAAGGAGACACCGCTGTCATAGCCGCAAATAATCCCGAAGACCCCGTGGTGATCGAGGAAGTCAGGAAATATATCAAGGCAGAGAGATATGAGATCCGCGTGGCACTCGGCGAGGACATACAATGGTTCATACAGGACTTCCTCCACGCAAAGCCCGGCCTGCTCATAGGCACTGAAAGGACCGGACTTGCATACTGGCGCAATACCATGGCTCACTGGAGGACGAGGCTCGCGTGTTACAGGACCGACCTTGCAGCAGCAAAGACCGACCTTGCATTTCTCAGGTGGGGGCTCGGCCTTATCGCGATATCCGACACCCTTATCCGCACGCATAAGTACGAATCGCTTTTATATTTTTACTGGCTCATGATCGCGGCGGGTTTTTCGCTCGCAGTCTTCGGCCTGCGCGGTTATCTTAAAATTCGTCGGACAAGGTTGAAGCCTCCCGGACACTATACGCTCGTTGAGGTGACCGCGGCAATCCTGAATTTCCTTGAGAACTATCACTTCATCGAACAAGCAGGATTTCAGTCAGTGACAAAAAAGACCATGCTGGCGCGTCTCGGAGATTTTCTTGCCGACTACTGCACCATCCTTTATCCATCGCCCGCAAGCAGGGAGCGCACGCATCTCGCGCGTGAGAGAAACGTCCTCGCGGGGCACCGCACCGTGGCCGCGTGTTACCGGACCATTTACGCCAGGGCAAGGACAGGGCTTGCCTTTATAAGGACAGGCGTTACCTTTATGAGCGTCGGGCTTGGACTCATGCGTTATTTTGGATTCAGCTTCCTGACGATGTTCGATTCCCTGCTTGTTATAATGGGGATATTAATGCTCGTTGACGGCGCGTTGTGGTACCTGCCCGTGAGAAAGGAGCAGTCTGAGATACCGCGATGCCCCGTGCCGCAACAGGTGATAAAATCCTGA
- a CDS encoding HAMP domain-containing protein — MRIERKIILSDTFKLVLIVLIGIFALQNINLVLTKLRFVEIADDLNASFLEMRLSEKNFFLYKDEKALPDIRTKINKTMRTIELAQKDVVRAVGEENLQTLRLYLKNYSDVVEEIGKSNNRDAGLEIKLRTEGRKLKEFSENIAHIERLSVNDIFSRSKRILFYCFVAIFLSAIVVSHFLSQKIVRSLREIENLAKTISEGKFDTIEGINTRDELGSVITAINSMSDELRHREEQIIQSKKLASLGVLTAGVAHELTNPVNNISMIAQTYAELYDKLSREQRIEFMTRIDGETDRVKNIVKNLLDFSKPKEAELEETDINTVIHKTLLLMQNTLDVYNIETKLNLKDGLPRVFIDGHQIQQVLVNLITNAVQAMPNGGKIIIASRTGASKDHIEITVMDSGKGIPPEYLPHIFDPFFSTKGEGGTGLGLSVSYGIIKNHKGEIRVASKVGVGTTFTIDLPVNKKQEEINV; from the coding sequence ATGAGAATTGAACGCAAGATCATACTTTCCGATACATTCAAGCTCGTGCTGATCGTCCTGATAGGCATATTCGCCCTTCAGAATATCAATCTCGTGCTCACGAAACTCCGTTTTGTCGAGATCGCTGACGACCTCAACGCGTCGTTCCTTGAGATGAGGCTTTCAGAAAAGAATTTTTTCCTTTACAAAGACGAAAAGGCGCTCCCCGATATCAGGACGAAGATAAACAAGACCATGCGGACTATAGAGCTTGCACAGAAAGACGTGGTGCGCGCCGTAGGTGAAGAAAATCTCCAGACGCTAAGGCTGTACCTGAAAAATTATTCGGATGTCGTGGAGGAGATCGGAAAAAGCAATAACCGGGACGCCGGGCTGGAAATAAAACTCCGGACCGAGGGAAGGAAATTAAAAGAATTCTCAGAGAACATCGCCCACATCGAGAGGTTGAGTGTCAACGACATCTTTTCAAGATCGAAAAGGATTCTGTTCTACTGCTTTGTGGCCATATTTTTGTCCGCCATCGTGGTGAGCCATTTTCTCTCACAGAAGATCGTGAGGTCCCTGCGGGAAATTGAAAATCTTGCAAAGACCATATCAGAGGGAAAGTTCGATACGATCGAAGGCATAAATACACGGGATGAACTGGGTTCAGTTATTACAGCCATCAACTCCATGTCCGATGAGCTCAGGCACCGCGAGGAGCAGATCATCCAGTCCAAGAAACTCGCGTCCCTCGGAGTCCTCACCGCTGGAGTAGCGCATGAATTGACGAACCCGGTCAATAATATCTCGATGATCGCACAGACTTATGCGGAGCTGTATGACAAGCTGAGCAGGGAGCAAAGAATAGAATTCATGACCAGGATTGACGGCGAGACAGACCGGGTCAAAAATATTGTGAAAAACCTCCTCGACTTTTCAAAGCCCAAGGAGGCGGAACTTGAAGAGACTGACATCAATACAGTTATACATAAGACGCTCCTTCTCATGCAGAATACGCTTGACGTCTATAATATTGAGACAAAATTAAACCTGAAAGACGGACTCCCCCGTGTTTTTATTGACGGCCATCAAATACAGCAGGTGCTCGTAAATCTTATCACCAACGCCGTGCAGGCAATGCCAAATGGAGGAAAAATTATTATTGCATCAAGGACCGGGGCCAGCAAAGACCACATTGAAATAACGGTCATGGATTCGGGAAAAGGGATCCCGCCTGAATACCTGCCGCATATTTTTGACCCGTTCTTCAGCACCAAGGGAGAGGGAGGGACCGGGCTCGGGCTTTCGGTTAGTTACGGAATAATAAAAAATCATAAAGGCGAGATCAGAGTGGCAAGCAAGGTAGGTGTCGGCACCACTTTTACGATTGATCTGCCGGTCAATAAAAAACAGGAGGAGATAAATGTCTGA
- a CDS encoding response regulator, with the protein MSDHRIMVIDDEKIVCDMAKMSLEQEGYSVETFLNAEPALARLKETSFNVVVTDYKMKGIDGMEVLRTVKKLYPETKVIMITAFANLDTAIEALRGDVHDFFPKPVKIKELKASIGRALVKQ; encoded by the coding sequence ATGTCTGATCACAGGATCATGGTTATTGACGACGAGAAGATCGTCTGCGACATGGCAAAGATGTCCCTTGAGCAGGAGGGATATTCGGTTGAGACTTTTTTGAACGCGGAGCCTGCGCTTGCAAGATTGAAGGAGACCAGCTTCAACGTAGTTGTAACGGATTACAAGATGAAGGGCATAGACGGGATGGAAGTGCTGAGGACGGTGAAGAAACTCTATCCGGAAACAAAGGTCATCATGATTACCGCGTTTGCAAATCTTGACACTGCGATAGAGGCCTTGCGCGGGGACGTGCATGACTTCTTTCCCAAGCCGGTAAAGATAAAGGAGCTGAAGGCCTCCATAGGGCGCGCGCTGGTGAAACAATAA